AACATGGCATGCATTATACTACAGCTGAATCTGAGAATCAAAGCAGTATTTAAAGCTAAGCAATCATTTACTGTCAAAACTCTGAAACTTTGGTGCAAGCCTTAAAAACCTGATACAGTAAGGTTTAACTGTATTAAACATATGATTTAAAAATGAAGCTGATAAACTAGAGTACCATAAGTCAGGAGGCGTTAATAACCTTTAACCTCAGCTCCTTTTAATATGGTAATTTGAGATGTAGATTGGGTAAAATAATTGAATAAAAAGTTAACTCATGTCTGGTGTTGTGGTGGTTAGCATCATCTCCTGACAGCAAGAaagtcctgggttcaaatccaccagcTGGTTGTGTAGATTGTGTATATTCTTCCTGTATCCTCATGGGTGCTCTCTGGGTGATCTGGATTTAGTCCAAAACTGCAATCCCAAATTGGATAAGTGAAAGAAAATGGACCGATAGATGGAAAACCCTTAAGAACAGCCAATTAACTTTGAGAACCTATACAGACATATCAAGTGTCAGTCATCTAGGTCATGGTAGACTTCATCTAAGCCACGGtagtctggacttctttaagtttcttttgAAGAAAAttgctttctttccaagctccttagactagaTGCATGGTAGTGTCAACATTAGTCAGGGTTAAAAGTAAGTGGGAATTGGGTGGCAACCATTTATTGTAATCTTATTAGATGTGAGTCAATTGAAAAAAATACAATCAGGCATTATAAAGTATATATTTTGTTGTGTGTCGTTTCTTATTTTACTTAACTATGCAAAGTCTATGAAGTCATTTTGAAACCTTTCAAATATCATTAAGAAtaagccacaacattaaaaccaaacTACAATATTGTTGAAGTACCCCGTGTGTCAAAGACTCATCTCTACACACATCTCTGTGCATGGATCTCTATGATTGCCCTATGAGAATTTACAATTAATTAGCAATTACAGCTAATCTGTGGAGCCTTCTTGGACTGGATTCTTCTGTTGCACCTTATGGATTATGCAAATAGGGAGTTTGAAGGCCGGGCAACCACTTTAGGGTGTCTGTCATGTTCTGTATGGCATTCCTGACCAGTTGAGCAATGTTTAGATCAGTGATATAGGTTTAAAAAACATACACATAAATGCCTGGACCCTAGATAATTACAGTTTAACGAGATGATCAATATTATTCATTTCACCCgtggttagttttaatgttgggCCACTTGTGATGATAAGCATCAGCCACTCATACCTTCAGACCGATTTGGAATATGTCGAGAGGTGACAAAATACAGTGTGAAAAGGAAGATCTGGAGCACACAGACCATTTAGTGACTAAGCTGTGTCAATCAGTCAACATGTGCTCTGCTTAATACTGCTGAAAGCAGTCAGAATTGCTGAGTGATTAGGACTGCACTACAGCCCAAAGCGGAATATGTAAGTACCGTTTCACTCACAGAATCAAATAACTGCCTACACAAGTGTACATGCTAGATTAACCAGCCAAACAATATGTGATTGTAAAAGACAATGACTGATTGCTGTGGAAATTCCATCTCTTCCTGTGTTATTTTCTGTTGATGTAGGAGGCAATTGACATGCAGCAGAAAAACAGACCCTCTCCTCTTCTGTGCAGGTCTAAAAAGCAGATCAGAGAGGAATCTGGAAAGATGTGACTCATgagtaaattaaaaaggtgttaTTAAAAATCATACAGTGAGTGACAGAACATGCCACAGCAATAATCAAAGCCTGGGTATCTGTAGATTCTTCAGTCGCTACTTCAGAACATCTCACATGCCCAAGTGTCAGGGAGAACTGACAAGCCCAAAAATGTGACCCACATGTCACAGGTTGGAGGATGTGAACCTTTCTGAAGTGTTTTATCTGCTCTCTCCTCAGCATTGGAGATGGAAAGTCACATCTGAATGTCATTGGAGTTGGAAGTGGAGCTGGTAAGAAAATTCTGTTACCACTGGTCTAAATGTGACGCGTTAAAAAGCAGCGCGACCTGCGCAGCATCGAAAGTGACAAGACATTGCGTAAGCCATCTGTTACTGCTGTTGCTGCAGTTTTTTCATTTATGGTtgcaacaggaaaaaaacaacaaaactttgCCCTTATTATCACTGCCAGCAGTTTGTAGACATCTGTCCAGTTTGTGAGATTAATCTTCAACCCAGGCCAGATAGCATGACCTCGCTGTTCTATAACTTTACTGCACATTGTTTTCAGTGCCCGTGATACAGCAAGGTTAATATTTTTCCTGAGCAAACCCAGTACATGCCCCCAGAGAGCTGTTACCCTTTGGTTATGTCTCCGCCAATCCTTTTAATTTACTGAGCTGTCATGTCAGAATCATATTGGAGCATTACGGATTCTCTTTTCGGCTGCAAAATACATTAGAATGACTGGAAACTCCCCTGAAAGATATTATTCAATCTAAAAGATTTAACATGTGTCCACATGAGCTCCTTTGTACATGGCAACCTGTCACCTTCAGTTAGAATTAGAGCCAAATCCCTGGTTACGTGATACTGAAACGGTATCGCTGTGATAACTATCTCTCATGGTgttgaattacattttttttcacttctGTAATTACTGCAACAGAAAATGTATGATTTTCTGCAAAACTGAAACATGCTGTTAGATGCTTCCTGCACCATTTCAACTGATGTTGATCTGTTTGGCTAAAAGTggaaattttattttcaattatttttaGCAGTTCGGGAACTGTGGGAAAGTGGGTCAAATTTGTGTTTGCGACTTTGTCTTCCAAATAAAAAGTGTGCCTGTGCCTTTAGGTGAGATTGACCTAGAGATGCTCTCTGAGCTCCATAAGAAGCACCCAGGGGTGACGGTGGATAACGAGGTGGTGGAGCCTAGCCGCCAGCAGCTATATAACTACAAAGGTACAGTCTTTACAGGCACACACTTCTCTCACACAACACAAAATGAATCATTGTATTCTCAGCTGTCCAAAATGGGGTTCAGTATTTATTTACAAGCAAAACAggatattattatatttttattggtGAAAAACAGCATCTTAAGAATTCACCGGTTCATATATTAGCAGGAAATAGTCATTTAACCACCAGTGGCGTTGTAGAGTTTAGCCTTAATGTCTGTAAGAATGGACCCGACTAAAGCATCTGTGAGTAAAACACTGAATCGTTACGAGTTTCAAGTCTGCTGCTGTCTGACCAGGATCCTTGCATACATTAAAGCTACAACCAATTATTCACCCAAAACTCCTATAGACACGATATCTGATTAAAAATAATGCATAAAGCAGGGACTCCCCCGTTCCTCATTGTTGATTTTTGTTGCTGGTTCTTTCCATTGTTCAACTTACAATCTAATGAGAGACACCTTtgctgtttaaaaatgttttaaagcatGTTGAAATCTTTTGTTATTTGTGGAACTGATCATAATTGTCCCCTTAGATTTGCagttcaaagaaaacaaaaggtgtTTAAGTTTCCCCAAGATAGCAGACACATGCTGCGTTTTTACAAATGATGCAACATGAAGTGTAAGCCTCTACAAGAAGGGATGGGTGAGCTTATCATCTTATAGACTGGATGGTCTAATTTGCCGAATGATCTGCTTTGCAGAGGATTTCCAGACTTTCTTATTGACTATGAATTTGGTGAAAGTGTGATTGGTAATTGGTTTTGAAACAATTAGGACTATTCTCCTGGAGGTGTACTTCATGGCCTTTACCCCTcagatgactgggtgtgtaagaAATAGCAATATgatatgtaagaaaaaaaccTCTTTGAATGATTGAAAGGTTCATTCTAAGGGGATTGTAATGTCGACATAgagaaataaagtaaaatgtatGACATTTAAACTTTGCTCCGAGACATATTGATAGAGTAAATGAACCTCCTATTTTCTGTTGGAGAAGCAGCATTCCACCCACAAAAGACCTACCAGCCTACGACTGCAGATGCAATTAGCTCATGTAAATGAATCCATGAACTTACGATAAGTTGAATACCTGTCATGCTGGAAGTCAGTGGTGGATGCACGAACAGCAAAGAGTTTCAAACACACTgtaacattttaatttcaatgcGTTGTGATCATTCTCAAAGGTCTCTGTGTGGTTGTGCCAAGTGGTCTCCATTGTTTTTAATGAAGTGTGATGCAAAACAAGTGCGTTgtttttagaggggggggggggggtgcaaatTACAGAAATGCTCTCATCATTGTGACAAGTGTCAGCTCCGTTGtggcctgaaaaaaaaaatcagccactCTAAGCTGTAAAATTTCATGCCAGCTTTATTTCGGTGTTAACTTGTAATAAATAACTAAGTAATTATCTGTCTGCAGTTTTAGTGTCACAGAAACCAGATTTAGATTACATCAAGTTCAACTGGAACACGATGACTGCCTCTGAGTTTGAGGAGCACTGGAAAGCCGAAAAGGCCACCAAGAAGGTGGACTTCATTCACATGATACAGGTCGGTGTCGATGAGCATACCCTGTGTTTTTTACACAGCTGGGTTACATTCATTTCTGGCAAATGGCAGCAGTAAATCCAATTAGAACAACTGCCTGGCACAGCGTTATAATTAGGCATTCTGTGAATGCAGTTAGTAGCTCATTATCTGTGGTGAAATCGACAGATGCTATACTACGTGAAGGATCCTGAAGCAACTGTCAGATTCTTCCAGGGTCTTCTTGGTAAAAATGGGAAGCTTCTCATAATTCTAGTGTCTGGTAAGtggatattttctttctctcatgtGGGCGATTTAATTATGGTGCAAATAGCTAACGAACATACTGCTTATACATGCAATACATTTGGAGATGAAAGGTTTAAAACAGCATCTTACAGAAACAACCAAACCTTTTCCAGCATTCAGTTGATATATAGTACACGCACATAACTTCAGAATATAGAGCAGCAGTTATACTgctgttttaacttatttattttcacttaattcAGTAAAAATTTTCAAATTTATTGCTGCGAAAACCAAGAGTGGCCAAAACTCAATTTACTAAGACACCTGCTCTCAGACATCTCATGCTGCCATGCTGCCCAAAACCAGTCTCAACCCAAATGAGATTCTTCACAGCCAgtccttcatttaaaaaaaaattaaaaagcctTGATATTAGTCTGACCTTTTTCCCCATGTCAGCACTAATGAGTCCATAAATATTGCAGACAACAAAAGAGACAGTTTGCTAGCACACACCGATCTCCTCGACATCTTCAGTGTATGCTGAGGTTCGTGTCATCTGCTTTGCTCCTGGTATGTGAATCCGTGAATGTGTAGATGCATAAAAATGCAACTTTTAACTTCAAGACAAAAACCTTAAACAGGGAAAATAAACAAGGCTCTGAGTGTAATCCTGAAGGAGCTAAagctttttcttatttcttactTCCCTCTGAGTCTTTCCTCTGAATTTATTAAATACCTGAGCTGCGATGTAGCAACGTGATCCATGTAAGCATCTCCATGGTGAAAAAATTGCTCTGATGCATATGAGGATGAATTCTCCCCGCATTGTACCACCAGCAAGTCATTATTCATTTATACTTATTCAGTCAAGTATGATTCAGTTTCTGGCCAATTCTAGACAGAAATTAGGATGGTGACCGTGCTAAACACCTGCTTGTCAAATTGTCATTGTTGTAATATAGCCTCTTTTTCATCTGTTCCAGGCAAGAGTGGTTGGGGGAAGCTGTGGCGGACCTACagagcacagctgtgtcaaCCCGACATAAGTCAGTGTGTGACCACTGGAGACATCAAAAGCTTCCTGGACTCCAAGGGAGTGCGTTACCAGAGCTATGAGCTGCCATCTCAGATGGATATCACTGAGTGTTTCACTGAAGGGGATGAGAAGGGAGAGCTGCTTCTTGATTTTCTCACTGAGGTGCTGGATTTCAGTAACACAGCTTCACCTGAGCTCAGAGCTGGTGTCCTAGAGATGCTTCGGCACCCAGACTGTAGTGTAGAGTCCAACGGTAAAGTTATCTTCAACAACAACCTTGAAGCAATATCACTAGACCAGCTCTCCTAAACATGTACTGTCAGTATAGTAAATGTAGGTGGATCACattgtttgatttattttgcaCTTGATGTATATAATAAGCTGGGTAGAGGATATCTACACACCTGCTtccatttatatattttgtctacttactaataaaataatgacTCCATAGACTGCTGTTGTTAGAGCATTTCTTAACAGTTCTGTAAAATCAAAGGTTATGCTTGTATATAAGTGAATTGGTTATAACTACTGTTTGTTATGAGTCTCACAAATAAGTCGTAAACTGCTTCGGACATTAGCTTTAGATTTCACCGTCGTATCATTTTTAATGAGCTGCATTTGGCAGGCTTCGGTGCTCCACTGCCAACCCcattatgttgttttcattgGAACATGTATTAATCAAAATCTAAAAGTAAACAGAACATTAAGCAGTTCAGTTTTCCATAAAGGCTGATCTATTTTAGATAAGCTGAAAGGTTGTAAGCTGTTTGTTATACAGAAAAACTTGAAgatgatatttattttaatgtgagaagtAGATGAATTAAAGTCGCTGCTTATACTGGACGTGTATAAAGCTGAAGTAAGTTACTTATACAACTGATTCTAAGATGAAGCTGTCACAATAGCATTTTGAAATTAAGATGGTttatacattaaaaataaattgttttccTAGATGAGTAGATTCATCGTAATCATGGCGTTGTGACTGATTTGGGGATTGTTTACAATAACTGTTACAACCTTTTGCAGCTTAAATATATTTATGCTCCAGAATGTCTTTTCAGCTCAACAGCTTGTGCTGTTAATATTTATAAAATGGTAAAGATGATGTATGCTGTGGCAGCAGATGTTCTGCAGACACTACGATATAGCTGAACTTTTGGCACCATCTTGAGGACAACTTTACTTACTGATCTGCAAACACAACCATGTAACCATGACATGTAATGTATGAAATCATCTAAagcagtgtctgtgaaggttctcagtcatccaggtcaccgTAGTCTAAAgagcttagaaagaaaagcatctggacttctttaagttgcttcaAGATGCTGCAACTCTCattcaagaagcttcttcagttctaaatcTAGGACCAGAATCTTAGACCATCTAAAGTGGTGCATGCTTTGCATATGTTTGGTTAGTGTTAAGGGCAGGTGAGGCCAGTTGAACAGGTTGAGGAAAGCCCACTATTTCTGTTCTACAGAGAAAATGTTGAAGCCCAGCCCATTTGtggaagagaagagaaacaccaCAACTTAAAAGAAGGGGGAGAGCAGTTGGGTCTCTGCCCTCATTCGCCACAACCAGTCCAACAGTTCAGGACGCCCACTATTTGTGCTTTAGAGAGACTACTTTGAAGCCAGCCCACTTTGTGGGAGGGAATGTAAAGTGTGCAACTCAAAAGAAGGGGAAGAACTCTATTTCCACAGAGGCTACAGCTATTtaaggtatttttttttttattattcttatgatgtaactatataattaaagTGTGGTGAGCAACTtgattatgttgttgtttttgatttctgtgcattgcAGGAATCAGTCATGGCTGCAGAAGCACAGCACACTTGTTATGAGGGTGACAATGTCCACATTTTCCAGTTCTATCTGGAACACTCAGGAGAGCACAAGGCCATTGTGCAGTGTGTTAACAATCTCCTAGCAAGAGAATTTAAAAGGTACAGCAGGAAATGAAATGCTTGAAGTAATAACCCATATTCCAAGCTAAGAGTAGGGGACAGACTGCTCATGCAGCACTACAGTAATGACTGTACTCAAGGGTTGGAATGTGAAAACTTTGACGTAAGTTGCATCTGTGTCCTCCACTTGTCAACAGTAGATGCTTTATACCGCCTGAAGTTCCACCACAGTATGGTCTCTGCTAGTTTATGGAAAGTCGTTTGAGCATTTATCCATTTAGTTAGCCAGGCTTAAATTGTTGCCTTCCTTATGTTACGTGCTGTTTTAGGGAATGGGGTAATTTAGCCCACCAGGGTCTGTGCAGATAACttcaaaatgtctttttaaaggcAGAAGAAATTGCCTACAATTTCATGCAAGCTGCAGTGCACGCACACAATCTGAATTTTCATTCAAAAACTCAATTTCTTTCAGATTGTCCCTACTATGTCAAAACAACCCATTTGGTGCTAAATTGGATcagcctgatggatgatgctatgctgtgattggttattacatttttatccGTATTTGTCACACAGCTATTTAAAACAGACGGGAAGACTAGAAGAAGGGTTTCTTGTCTCTTTCACTGCCGCACAGCCCTCTTATAAAAAGTTTCTTTTCACCATGATCTCCTGAATATCCACAATTTGTCTATTGAAATAATGTTAACTTGTGCTCAGCAAGACTggtcatttttttaataaacccCCTGAAAGAATTCAACAGTACACTTGCAGTTTATCCTTTACACTTGTCTTTATTCACTTGATagcacaaacatctactgtttACTTAACTAAATGTACCTCACCAACttatttattaaatgaaaaatgctTTGAGATATTCTGTAGTCTGATAGTTTGCAATAGATTAAATTCCATATTGTAAGTAGAGGTGAAATGCTTAATAACAAAAGATGTATGGCTTTcagcttttacattttcatattttcctTTTAGATTTTGTGATCGTTTAGAGGTTTGGGCTGATCGTTTTGAAAAGCAGCTGTCATAATGCTCTTGCTTTGAGCTCTGTAATTAGTTTtttcacaaaagaaaacatccatGCTTTCAAACAGTCACTTCTTAGATGCTCTTTTTAGACCAccattcaggagtgaagctgtTTTAAAAATTAAGCAAGCAGCTGAGCTGTGTACAACCCACTGAGCTGCCAACCCATCTATTCAATGATCCAGCCTAGCACCAGCCATAATAAATTAGACAGCTATAACACAGAGGCTCCATAGTGCAATTTTGTAAGACCGTAATTTTCCAGCATACATCTTGTgacacacatactgtacactTTCTTTAACGGTTTATTAACGTTCTTATTTTTGATGCAGGATTGGAGAGGGTAAAAGCAGCCTGAGCGTTCTTGGTGTTGGAAGTGGTGGAGGTATGTGATCAAATATAACAATAAGTGTAATATTAATTGTAGTAGCATTACTGACCATTGTATATGTGTGCTGTGGTAGTTCTGGCTTATTTTGTCATGTGGCAGTGTGAAGTGGGCAGGAACACTGCCCAAAATGCAGGCTCACAAACAGGACTGAACTCAAAACTCTTTAAGCTTTATTACTGGAAATACAGAGGACATGAAACCAAACTGGGGAAAACTAGGAAACTAACAAACAGCCAGAGTATGAGGGAGATGCAGACATAAATGCACACAAGGGGAAATCAGGGAACAGAacacaggtgggaacacagctgaaagtaatctaactaatgagacaaggaagcaaaactgaacataacGCACACAGCACAGGAGGCTAACAAAGGAATTATGAGAAACACACACTGAGACACAGACTGACTAAATGCAGGCAACAGGGGGAGCGAGAGAACTTAACATGCATAACCAGACATGATGGACTACACAAGGAGGCACAAATAACTTACACAGGAGACGTTGGAGAAGACACAGAAGCAAGACTGAGAGACTGGCCATGAGAGGGATCTAAATGATTAAACAAGGGCTAGGAACTAGAACTTAACAAAACTCAGAGGCACTCTAAACTGAATATCAGCATCTTAAtattctgcaaaaacaaaataacaaactcaAAAACGGGTCAAAGACTCAAGACCATCACATATTTACTTGTTTTAAACCAGTGGTTCTCTGTGGCAGTCCCCACAGATTAAAGTGGAGCAGCTGAACGAACAGGGTTTTTTGAAGAAAAGAGTTTTCTGATGTTGTCATGCTGACCTTTATTTCACTAAAATGTAATCctggatactttttttttttttttggtttctgaagTGAGACATGCCAGAAAAAGTTTGAGAATCGCTGTTAAAAAGCTCCAATTAAACTGATTACCATGCCCTTCAAAGGCGTGCAACAAAGAGAATTCATAATAACAGTGTCTGTGGGGGCATTAATACATTAAAGTCACTGTCAAAGCTATTGCAGATTGCACTTGGCTCCACATATGATCAATATAGGTCATAGATCACTCCGGTTATTGCACAATGACATCAAACAACAAACTGTTAATGATTCTGTTGATCAGAATGATAAGAAGTATTACACACATCTgcgttatatatatttttgacttttctaaataaatttcaggttttttttaaagtgttctaTACTATATGTTTTGgagcattttcattttaaagcgTTATGTGGAGCCACAGGTGTTCAAAATCTTCTTcacttcctgatttttttttttttttccccccaggtGAGGTGGATGCTCAGATCCTCACACTGCTGCAGTCTGTATTCCCTGCTGTTCCTATTACTGC
This window of the Maylandia zebra isolate NMK-2024a linkage group LG16, Mzebra_GT3a, whole genome shotgun sequence genome carries:
- the LOC101475778 gene encoding histamine N-methyltransferase → MASSLKSLVNDDDRYQKSFQLFLERSSEHQCMRDFIHNKLPDILASIGDGKSHLNVIGVGSGAGEIDLEMLSELHKKHPGVTVDNEVVEPSRQQLYNYKVLVSQKPDLDYIKFNWNTMTASEFEEHWKAEKATKKVDFIHMIQMLYYVKDPEATVRFFQGLLGKNGKLLIILVSGKSGWGKLWRTYRAQLCQPDISQCVTTGDIKSFLDSKGVRYQSYELPSQMDITECFTEGDEKGELLLDFLTEVLDFSNTASPELRAGVLEMLRHPDCSVESNGKVIFNNNLEAISLDQLS